A DNA window from Paraburkholderia sp. IMGN_8 contains the following coding sequences:
- a CDS encoding ROK family protein codes for MATRKKKATGSDERILAIDVGGTGLKAAIIDADGQMKTERLRVATPHPCTPDQLVDALVMLVEPLVEKERPTLMSIGFPGVVRDNRILTAPHFGVEGWHDIPLADSLAQRLGGLPVRMINDAEMQGLAAIEGHGIEFVLTLGTGAGTALFRDGELMPHLELAHHPVSKKGVAYDEYIGEAAREKVGNKRWNRRVEKVIGILASLVNYDKLWIGGGNAARLTIELPANVATVSNDAGIEGGTRLWHPKSVRETRQLPEANQRVGLFK; via the coding sequence ACGTCGGCGGAACGGGGTTGAAAGCCGCGATCATCGATGCTGACGGGCAGATGAAAACCGAGCGTTTGCGGGTAGCGACGCCGCATCCGTGCACGCCGGATCAACTGGTGGATGCGTTGGTGATGCTGGTGGAGCCGCTCGTCGAGAAGGAGCGGCCGACGCTGATGTCGATCGGTTTTCCGGGCGTCGTGCGCGACAACCGTATTCTGACCGCGCCGCACTTCGGCGTTGAGGGCTGGCACGACATTCCGCTGGCCGATTCGCTGGCGCAGCGCCTGGGTGGATTGCCGGTGCGGATGATCAACGATGCCGAGATGCAAGGCCTTGCCGCGATTGAAGGCCACGGCATTGAGTTTGTGCTGACGCTGGGCACTGGCGCGGGAACGGCGCTCTTTCGCGACGGCGAGTTGATGCCTCATCTGGAGCTTGCGCATCATCCGGTCAGCAAGAAGGGTGTGGCGTACGACGAGTATATCGGCGAGGCGGCGCGCGAGAAGGTGGGGAATAAGCGTTGGAATCGCCGTGTCGAAAAGGTGATTGGGATTCTTGCTTCGCTGGTGAATTACGACAAGCTTTGGATTGGTGGTGGGAATGCTGCGCGGCTGACGATTGAGTTGCCGGCGAATGTCGCGACTGTATCGAACGATGCAGGTATCGAGGGTGGGACGCGGTTGTGGCACCCGAAGTCTGTTCGGGAGACGCGGCAGTTGCCGGAGGCTAATCAGCGGGTTGGTCTGTTCAAATGA